Below is a window of Paraburkholderia kururiensis DNA.
GGCGGACGCGAAGGCGGGCTGCCCGGTCTCGAAGGTGCTGAACGCCACCATCACGATGGACGCAAAACTGGAGAGCTGAGGCTGAGCGCGTCCGACGTACGAAACGTGGCCAACGTGCACGGAAGTGCATGACTGCATGCAGTGCCACTGCCGCCGTGCCGCTGCAAGCGCCGGCGGCGTTCACTTCATAAGGACAAACATCATGACGACCGAGGCAACCGGACCTTCGGAAGACGGGGCCGCGAGCCGCCCCGCTCATCTATCGGCACACGACTCCGTCACCCAGGCGGAAAAAGGCCGGCGCCTGCGCGCCCTGCATGAAGCGCCGGGCGCGTTCGTGATCCCAAATCCCTGGGACGTCGGCTCAGCACGGCTGCTGGCCGTGACGGGCTTCAAGGCGCTCGCCACCAGCAGCGCCGGCTACGCGTTTTCGCGCGGCGTGCCCGACAGCGCCGTAGGCCGCGACCCGATGCTGGTGCACCTCGCGGAAATTGCCGCGGCCACGGATCTTCCCGTGAGCGCCGACCTCGAGAACGGTTTCGGCGATGCGCCCGAAACGGCGGCGCAGACCATTCGCCTCGCGGCCGGCGCCGGCGTGGTGGGCGGCTCGATCGAAGACGCCACCGGCCGTGCCGACGATCCCATCTACCCGTTCGACCTCGCCGTCGAGCGCGTGCGCGCGGCCGTCGAGGCGGCGCGCGCCTTGCCGTTCCCGTTCACCTTGACGGCGCGCGCCGAAAATCATCTGCATGGCCGCGACGATCTGCGCGACACGATTCGCCGCCTTCAGGCCTACGAGGAAGCCGGCGCCGACGTGCTCTACGCGCCGGGCCTGCGCTCGCGCGAGGACATTGCGACGGTAGTGGGCGCGCTCGGCCGGCCCGTCAACGTGTTGATGGGACTGCAGGGCGCCGTGCTCAGCGTCGCCGAACTGGAGGGCCTGGGCGTGAAGCGGATCAGCGTGGGCGGGTCGCTTGCACGCGCGGCATACGGCGCGTTCCTGCGCGCCGCGCGCGAGATGCACGAACGCGGCACGTTCACCTACGCAGCGGATGCGGTGAGCCACGCCGAAATCAGCGCGCTGCTGTCGGGCGCGCCGCGGGAGGCGCCGCCGGACTGAAACGCCTCGCGCCTTTGCTCACCGGTAAACCGCTCCTTTACAGATAAATGCATAACGATTAAAAAAGCGCGGGAAAAACGTTTTCGATATCCGCGCAATTGTGCAGTGCGCCGTAAATGGCATTACCTGAAAAAATCGCCAAACCCGAAAACAGTATGATTATTGGCGATTAATGCCGAACGTCCGGACGTCATTCGCGCTTCGGCACGTTTTACGGACGCTCGTGCGGGAATAAGTAAGACCTGCCGCCGTCCGGCCTGCTGCGGCGCCATGTCGCGCCGGGCGGGACGCGGCTGGACCCGTTTATGCTGATACCCAGGAATTTCCCAGGTATATTCATCTGCCTGTAAATCATCGTTATAAAAATCGCTTGCAGACGGATATTGGCGTTGTTAATCTTGGCTCACCTTTTAACGCATCGTGCCTCCCGGGCACGCAGGAAAGCGGAAAAGGCAGAGACAAATTCGCCATGCAACCCCGCCACGGGCTTCAAGTCATGGTTTTCCATTGGGGATTCTCATGTCCAGCGCAACCCTGATCGACATGCAGCAGGAGCAGAACATCGGCATCGGCGACGTGGTCGCGCTCAGATCGGGCGGCCCGCGCATGACGGTGACGTACGTGGGACCGGTGGGATTCGCGAGCGGCGACTGGCTCGTGTGCCAGTGGTTCGACGAGCAGGGCGAGTTGCGGCAGGACATGTTCGCGCAGGACCGCGTGCGGCTCGAGCCGCGCTCCATTCCGCCCGGCTCGGTGCAGATGCAACAGTATTTCGGCATCGCGACGGTGGGACGCCTGTGACCGTCGTGGCGAGCGCCGCGCGACGACCGACGAAGTCTCCGGCGCTGCCTCCCGGCACGGCGGCTACGTCGTCTACCTGACGCGCAGCTCAGGCGCCGCGCACGGCCTCCACCGCTTTCGCCATCTCAGTGGTCTGCGACCAACCCAGTTTCTCGTACAGCGGCCGGCCCATGTCGGTTGCATGCAGCACGGCATATCGAAGGCCGCGCGCGCTGAACG
It encodes the following:
- a CDS encoding isocitrate lyase/PEP mutase family protein yields the protein MTTEATGPSEDGAASRPAHLSAHDSVTQAEKGRRLRALHEAPGAFVIPNPWDVGSARLLAVTGFKALATSSAGYAFSRGVPDSAVGRDPMLVHLAEIAAATDLPVSADLENGFGDAPETAAQTIRLAAGAGVVGGSIEDATGRADDPIYPFDLAVERVRAAVEAARALPFPFTLTARAENHLHGRDDLRDTIRRLQAYEEAGADVLYAPGLRSREDIATVVGALGRPVNVLMGLQGAVLSVAELEGLGVKRISVGGSLARAAYGAFLRAAREMHERGTFTYAADAVSHAEISALLSGAPREAPPD
- a CDS encoding YodC family protein, with the protein product MSSATLIDMQQEQNIGIGDVVALRSGGPRMTVTYVGPVGFASGDWLVCQWFDEQGELRQDMFAQDRVRLEPRSIPPGSVQMQQYFGIATVGRL